The following DNA comes from Candidatus Nanosynbacter sp. TM7-074.
ATTTGACCACGCTTTGTTAGCGGAACGTTATAATCCGATCGCAGAAGAATTGTCTTACCGCGTAAATCAACATCACGAATTGTTTGCTTTGGAAATTTTCTGCCCACCCAATTTTTCCTTATGACAATGTTTTAATCTGGATATTGTCAGTTCGGCCCGGCTCTGGATGATGTCCGCTCACCAACACAACCGTTACTGGGTCTTTGCCAAAATAGCCTTCCTGCTTCAGCTCTTCCGCCAGCTTAATGGCTGCGTCCGTATTGTTTGGTCGAACATAAGGACGAGAGGCGTAACTTAACGCTAACTTTTGTGCAGTTTTAACATTTTCAGTCACACAAACAATTGGCAAATTAGGACGATATGCACCAACATTTGCGGCAGTTGCCCCAGTATTGGTTTCTGCGATAATAGCTCGTGCTTTAATTCGCCTTGCTAGCTGTGCTGCTGTGTAGCTTAAGATTGCGTCAGTCTTCTCGCGCATTTCAGCCTTTTCCACCAACATAACCTCGCTATGCTCCTGGGTATAAATAATCGTCTTTCGCATTGCTTGGACGGTTTCAATAGGATATTTACCATTGGCAGTTTCATCAGACAACATAACTACGTCTGCGCCCTGAATAACAGCATTCGCCACGTCGCTTACTTCGGCGCGGCTTGGCTCTGGATTATCAACCATGCTACCCATCATTTGTGTAGCAACAATAACCAACTTACAATATTTACGACACAGAGCGATAATCCGACGCTGCATAACTGGCACTATTTCCGCACCAGCCTCCACCGCCAAGTCACCGCGCGCCACCATTACACCGTCACTAGCCTTAACGATCTCCTCCAAGTTCTCTGGATCAACAGCGGACTTGGTTTCAATCTTAGCAATAATATCAGCAGTTGAGCCTAGCTCTACCAACCGACGACGCAAACCGATAATATCATCAGCTTTCTGTACGAAGCTCAGTGCCACATAGTCAAAGTCCTGACCTGCAGCCCACTCCAAATCGGCAATATCTTTAGGGGTTAAAATATCACCGCCAAAATCAGTATCCGGCAAGTTAAGACCCTTACGGCTCATCAAAAAGCCATCATTCTGAACCTCAACACGAATTGCA
Coding sequences within:
- the pyk gene encoding pyruvate kinase; amino-acid sequence: MSENIFKRTKILATIGPATFSQEKVYHLLDAGVNGIRMNFSHGANEERIEQINWVRTASEQLGKPVAILQDLQGPKIRLGVLKDNMLNVKAGDMLVLDSEITEHDGSFNLPVQYNLAEKMKVDEPLYMFDGKIKTIVREIVSPTAIRVEVQNDGFLMSRKGLNLPDTDFGGDILTPKDIADLEWAAGQDFDYVALSFVQKADDIIGLRRRLVELGSTADIIAKIETKSAVDPENLEEIVKASDGVMVARGDLAVEAGAEIVPVMQRRIIALCRKYCKLVIVATQMMGSMVDNPEPSRAEVSDVANAVIQGADVVMLSDETANGKYPIETVQAMRKTIIYTQEHSEVMLVEKAEMREKTDAILSYTAAQLARRIKARAIIAETNTGATAANVGAYRPNLPIVCVTENVKTAQKLALSYASRPYVRPNNTDAAIKLAEELKQEGYFGKDPVTVVLVSGHHPEPGRTDNIQIKTLS